In Zingiber officinale cultivar Zhangliang chromosome 6A, Zo_v1.1, whole genome shotgun sequence, a single genomic region encodes these proteins:
- the LOC121996264 gene encoding CBL-interacting protein kinase 32-like isoform X2, with amino-acid sequence MNTTKVKRRVSKYELGRTIGEGTFAKVKFARNIETKEPVAIKILDKEKVLKHKLVEQIKREVATMKLIKHPNVVRIYEVMGSKSKIFIVLEFATGGELFDKIVNHGRMREDKARRYFQQLINAVDYCHSRGVYHRDLKPENLLLDACGNLKVSDFGLSALSQQVRDDGLLHTTCGTPNYVAPEVLNDRGYDGATADLWSCGVILFVLLAGYLPFEDSNIKTLYKKISSAEFKCPSWLSFGAMRLLARILHPNPSTRVTIPEILEDEWFKKDYEPPVFEENYAANSDDVGAVFKDSEEHHVTEKKEEQPTPMNAFELISMSKGLDLGNLFSQEQEFKRETRFTSTCSAKEIITKIEEVAKPLGFDIQKKNYKVRLIKRKMMRLENVKAGRKGNLKVATEVFQVAPSLHMVELRKAKGDTLEFHKFYKNLSSSLKDVVWISEDRQEQAK; translated from the exons ATGAATACAACCAAAGTCAAGCGACGAGTCAGTAAATATGAGCTGGGGCGCACGATCGGAGAAGGAACCTTTGCCAAGGTCAAGTTTGCAAGGAATATCGAAACTAAAGAGCCTGTTGCAATCAAGATTCTCGACAAGGAGAAAGTTCTCAAACACAAATTAGTAGAACAG ATCAAGCGAGAAGTAGCCACTATGAAGTTAATAAAGCATCCTAATGTCGTTCGCATCTATGAG GtgatgggaagcaaatcaaagaTTTTTATTGTACTTGAATTTGCTACAGGAGGAGAGCTTTTCGACAAAATA GTAAACCATGGTCGGATGAGGGAAGACAAAGCACGAAGATATTTCCAACAACTTATCAATGCGGTTGATTATTGCCATAGCAGGGGAGTTTACCATCGCGATCTAAAA CCGGAAAACTTATTACTCGATGCCTGCGGTAACCTGAAAGTTTCAGACTTTGGATTAAGTGCATTGTCGCAGCAAGTCAGG GATGATGGCTTGCTTCATACTACTTGTGGCACTCCAAATTATGTTGCTCCTGAG GTTCTCAACGACAGAGGCTACGATGGAGCAACTGCAGATTTATGGTCATGTGGAGTCATCCTATTTGTGTTGCTTGCAGGTTACTTGCCCTTTGAGGATTCTAATATTAAGACCTTGTACAAGAAA ATCTCATCTGCTGAATTCAAATGCCCATCTTGGCTTTCCTTTGGTGCCATGAGATTGTTGGCAAGAATCCTCCACCCAAATCCATCAACT CGTGTTACTATTCCGGAGATATTGGAGGATGAATGGTTCAAGAAAGATTACGAGCCTCCTGTTTTTGAGGAGAACTATGCTGCAAATTCAGATGATGTGGGAGCTGTTTTCAAGGATTCGGAA GAACATCATGTAACCGAGAAGAAAGAGGAGCAACCAACACCCATGAATGCCTTTGAACTGATCTCGATGTCGAAAGGGCTAGATCTTGGCAATTTGTTCAGCCAAGAGCAG gaatttaaaagagaaacaaGATTCACATCCACTTGTTCAGCCAAAGAGATTATTACTAAGATCGAAGAGGTTGCAAAGCCACTTGGATTCGATATTCAGAAGAAGAACTACAAGGTCCGTCTTATAAAAAGAAAAATG ATGAGGCTGGAAAATGTAAAAGCTGGAAGGAAGGGAAATCTCAAAGTTGCTACTGAG GTATTTCAAGTCGCCCCATCTCTACATATGGTTGAGTTACGGAAAGCTAAAGGCGACACTTTGGAATTCCACAAG TTTTACAAGAATCTCTCTAGCAGCCTCAAGGATGTTGTATGGATATCCGAGGACAGGCAGGAGCAAGCTAAGTAG
- the LOC121996264 gene encoding CBL-interacting protein kinase 32-like isoform X1 yields the protein MNTTKVKRRVSKYELGRTIGEGTFAKVKFARNIETKEPVAIKILDKEKVLKHKLVEQIKREVATMKLIKHPNVVRIYEVMGSKSKIFIVLEFATGGELFDKIVNHGRMREDKARRYFQQLINAVDYCHSRGVYHRDLKPENLLLDACGNLKVSDFGLSALSQQVRDDGLLHTTCGTPNYVAPEVLNDRGYDGATADLWSCGVILFVLLAGYLPFEDSNIKTLYKKISSAEFKCPSWLSFGAMRLLARILHPNPSTRVTIPEILEDEWFKKDYEPPVFEENYAANSDDVGAVFKDSEEHHVTEKKEEQPTPMNAFELISMSKGLDLGNLFSQEQEFKRETRFTSTCSAKEIITKIEEVAKPLGFDIQKKNYKVRLIKRKMMRLENVKAGRKGNLKVATEVFQVAPSLHMVELRKAKGDTLEFHKVQTETSSMFFAFFWTCRKLSVHHSS from the exons ATGAATACAACCAAAGTCAAGCGACGAGTCAGTAAATATGAGCTGGGGCGCACGATCGGAGAAGGAACCTTTGCCAAGGTCAAGTTTGCAAGGAATATCGAAACTAAAGAGCCTGTTGCAATCAAGATTCTCGACAAGGAGAAAGTTCTCAAACACAAATTAGTAGAACAG ATCAAGCGAGAAGTAGCCACTATGAAGTTAATAAAGCATCCTAATGTCGTTCGCATCTATGAG GtgatgggaagcaaatcaaagaTTTTTATTGTACTTGAATTTGCTACAGGAGGAGAGCTTTTCGACAAAATA GTAAACCATGGTCGGATGAGGGAAGACAAAGCACGAAGATATTTCCAACAACTTATCAATGCGGTTGATTATTGCCATAGCAGGGGAGTTTACCATCGCGATCTAAAA CCGGAAAACTTATTACTCGATGCCTGCGGTAACCTGAAAGTTTCAGACTTTGGATTAAGTGCATTGTCGCAGCAAGTCAGG GATGATGGCTTGCTTCATACTACTTGTGGCACTCCAAATTATGTTGCTCCTGAG GTTCTCAACGACAGAGGCTACGATGGAGCAACTGCAGATTTATGGTCATGTGGAGTCATCCTATTTGTGTTGCTTGCAGGTTACTTGCCCTTTGAGGATTCTAATATTAAGACCTTGTACAAGAAA ATCTCATCTGCTGAATTCAAATGCCCATCTTGGCTTTCCTTTGGTGCCATGAGATTGTTGGCAAGAATCCTCCACCCAAATCCATCAACT CGTGTTACTATTCCGGAGATATTGGAGGATGAATGGTTCAAGAAAGATTACGAGCCTCCTGTTTTTGAGGAGAACTATGCTGCAAATTCAGATGATGTGGGAGCTGTTTTCAAGGATTCGGAA GAACATCATGTAACCGAGAAGAAAGAGGAGCAACCAACACCCATGAATGCCTTTGAACTGATCTCGATGTCGAAAGGGCTAGATCTTGGCAATTTGTTCAGCCAAGAGCAG gaatttaaaagagaaacaaGATTCACATCCACTTGTTCAGCCAAAGAGATTATTACTAAGATCGAAGAGGTTGCAAAGCCACTTGGATTCGATATTCAGAAGAAGAACTACAAGGTCCGTCTTATAAAAAGAAAAATG ATGAGGCTGGAAAATGTAAAAGCTGGAAGGAAGGGAAATCTCAAAGTTGCTACTGAG GTATTTCAAGTCGCCCCATCTCTACATATGGTTGAGTTACGGAAAGCTAAAGGCGACACTTTGGAATTCCACAAGGTACAAACTGAAACTTCATCTATGTTCTTCGCATTTTTCTGGACTTGCAGGAAGTTGTCAGTGCATCATTCTTCATAG
- the LOC121996264 gene encoding CBL-interacting protein kinase 32-like isoform X3: MNTTKVKRRVSKYELGRTIGEGTFAKVKFARNIETKEPVAIKILDKEKVLKHKLVEQIKREVATMKLIKHPNVVRIYEVMGSKSKIFIVLEFATGGELFDKIVNHGRMREDKARRYFQQLINAVDYCHSRGVYHRDLKPENLLLDACGNLKVSDFGLSALSQQVRDDGLLHTTCGTPNYVAPEVLNDRGYDGATADLWSCGVILFVLLAGYLPFEDSNIKTLYKKISSAEFKCPSWLSFGAMRLLARILHPNPSTRVTIPEILEDEWFKKDYEPPVFEENYAANSDDVGAVFKDSEEHHVTEKKEEQPTPMNAFELISMSKGLDLGNLFSQEQEFKRETRFTSTCSAKEIITKIEEVAKPLGFDIQKKNYKMRLENVKAGRKGNLKVATEVFQVAPSLHMVELRKAKGDTLEFHKFYKNLSSSLKDVVWISEDRQEQAK, encoded by the exons ATGAATACAACCAAAGTCAAGCGACGAGTCAGTAAATATGAGCTGGGGCGCACGATCGGAGAAGGAACCTTTGCCAAGGTCAAGTTTGCAAGGAATATCGAAACTAAAGAGCCTGTTGCAATCAAGATTCTCGACAAGGAGAAAGTTCTCAAACACAAATTAGTAGAACAG ATCAAGCGAGAAGTAGCCACTATGAAGTTAATAAAGCATCCTAATGTCGTTCGCATCTATGAG GtgatgggaagcaaatcaaagaTTTTTATTGTACTTGAATTTGCTACAGGAGGAGAGCTTTTCGACAAAATA GTAAACCATGGTCGGATGAGGGAAGACAAAGCACGAAGATATTTCCAACAACTTATCAATGCGGTTGATTATTGCCATAGCAGGGGAGTTTACCATCGCGATCTAAAA CCGGAAAACTTATTACTCGATGCCTGCGGTAACCTGAAAGTTTCAGACTTTGGATTAAGTGCATTGTCGCAGCAAGTCAGG GATGATGGCTTGCTTCATACTACTTGTGGCACTCCAAATTATGTTGCTCCTGAG GTTCTCAACGACAGAGGCTACGATGGAGCAACTGCAGATTTATGGTCATGTGGAGTCATCCTATTTGTGTTGCTTGCAGGTTACTTGCCCTTTGAGGATTCTAATATTAAGACCTTGTACAAGAAA ATCTCATCTGCTGAATTCAAATGCCCATCTTGGCTTTCCTTTGGTGCCATGAGATTGTTGGCAAGAATCCTCCACCCAAATCCATCAACT CGTGTTACTATTCCGGAGATATTGGAGGATGAATGGTTCAAGAAAGATTACGAGCCTCCTGTTTTTGAGGAGAACTATGCTGCAAATTCAGATGATGTGGGAGCTGTTTTCAAGGATTCGGAA GAACATCATGTAACCGAGAAGAAAGAGGAGCAACCAACACCCATGAATGCCTTTGAACTGATCTCGATGTCGAAAGGGCTAGATCTTGGCAATTTGTTCAGCCAAGAGCAG gaatttaaaagagaaacaaGATTCACATCCACTTGTTCAGCCAAAGAGATTATTACTAAGATCGAAGAGGTTGCAAAGCCACTTGGATTCGATATTCAGAAGAAGAACTACAAG ATGAGGCTGGAAAATGTAAAAGCTGGAAGGAAGGGAAATCTCAAAGTTGCTACTGAG GTATTTCAAGTCGCCCCATCTCTACATATGGTTGAGTTACGGAAAGCTAAAGGCGACACTTTGGAATTCCACAAG TTTTACAAGAATCTCTCTAGCAGCCTCAAGGATGTTGTATGGATATCCGAGGACAGGCAGGAGCAAGCTAAGTAG